A genomic segment from Pistricoccus aurantiacus encodes:
- a CDS encoding heavy metal translocating P-type ATPase, protein MSNATYQDAPAVLTLRVEGMDCGGCERKVEAALGRLEDVEEVSASAVTGSVKVHPRQGASPSRQVIERTIGELGYAVRSDEDGADTSSASASWWHTAKGRLVLASGGLLVLAFTLRMIWPALGDWPFVAATLVGLVPILQGAWRALRVRNPFTIEMLMSIAALGALAIGAAAEAAVVVFLFAVGELLEGVAASRARRSISALADLTPSTARLMENGEVREVSAASLRIGQRVLIRPGDRVPCDGRILAGESDIDESPVNGESVPRSRALGDEVFAGTVNLDAALEVEVTRGAEDNTIARVIRLVEEAQAAKAPVARFIDRFAYYYMPAVVGLALLMAVVPPLVSAMPWSESVYRALALLLIACPCALVISTPAAIAAGLSTGARHGLLIKGGAVLEQLGKLRLVALDKTGTLTAGTPKVTDVESWTRGQDENDVLRLAAALERGSSHPIATAILARTEQLGLSSIEVSEGRALAGRGVAGRVEGRDLALVTPRHLQELSTLPDDRSQRIATLEQAGKSLAVLVEGECALGMIAVRDEPREDAREGLLALSRLGVRAVMLSGDNARTAVAIGDTLGIEAHGELMPEDKARRIREWQADGLGPVGKVGDGINDAPALAQAEVGIAMGGGTDVALETADAALLKNRVTGIAELIDLSRATLRNVKTNVALALGLKAIFLVSTALGITGMWIAVMADTGATVLVTLNAMRLLGYRFQGGTIPANTERITLPLGSSVPATGEEAR, encoded by the coding sequence ATGAGCAACGCAACGTATCAAGACGCCCCAGCCGTGCTAACCCTGCGAGTCGAGGGCATGGACTGCGGCGGCTGCGAGCGCAAGGTTGAGGCGGCGCTGGGCCGGTTGGAGGACGTCGAGGAGGTGTCGGCCAGCGCGGTGACCGGCTCGGTGAAGGTTCATCCCCGCCAAGGAGCTTCCCCCTCTCGTCAGGTGATCGAGCGGACCATCGGCGAGCTGGGCTATGCCGTCAGGAGCGATGAGGATGGAGCCGATACCTCTTCGGCCTCTGCTTCATGGTGGCATACCGCCAAGGGACGTCTGGTATTGGCGAGCGGGGGACTTCTGGTCCTTGCCTTCACTCTCCGGATGATCTGGCCCGCCCTAGGTGATTGGCCCTTCGTGGCGGCCACTCTGGTGGGCCTGGTGCCCATTCTACAAGGGGCCTGGCGGGCGCTGAGGGTACGCAACCCTTTCACCATCGAGATGCTGATGAGCATCGCGGCCCTGGGGGCGCTGGCCATCGGTGCCGCCGCCGAGGCGGCGGTGGTGGTGTTCCTGTTCGCCGTGGGCGAGTTGCTGGAGGGCGTGGCCGCGTCCCGGGCGCGGCGCAGTATCTCGGCCCTGGCGGATCTGACCCCGTCGACGGCGAGATTAATGGAGAATGGCGAGGTTCGCGAGGTGTCGGCGGCCTCGCTGCGGATTGGTCAACGGGTGCTGATACGCCCCGGGGACCGCGTGCCCTGCGATGGCCGCATCCTGGCCGGGGAGTCCGACATCGATGAGTCACCGGTGAACGGTGAGTCCGTGCCGCGATCCCGCGCGCTCGGCGACGAGGTCTTCGCCGGCACGGTGAACCTCGACGCCGCCCTGGAGGTGGAGGTCACTCGTGGCGCCGAGGACAACACCATCGCCCGGGTCATCCGCCTGGTGGAGGAAGCCCAGGCCGCCAAGGCGCCGGTGGCCCGCTTCATCGACCGCTTCGCCTACTACTATATGCCGGCGGTGGTGGGTCTGGCCCTGTTGATGGCGGTGGTGCCGCCGCTGGTTTCGGCGATGCCCTGGTCGGAATCGGTTTACCGTGCCCTGGCCCTGCTGCTGATCGCCTGTCCCTGTGCCCTGGTGATCTCGACACCCGCGGCGATTGCCGCGGGCCTCTCGACCGGCGCACGCCATGGGCTGCTGATCAAGGGTGGCGCCGTGCTCGAGCAGCTGGGCAAGCTGCGCCTGGTGGCGCTGGACAAGACCGGCACGCTTACCGCCGGTACCCCCAAGGTCACCGACGTGGAAAGCTGGACGCGCGGACAGGATGAGAACGACGTCCTGAGGCTTGCCGCAGCCCTGGAACGCGGCTCCAGCCATCCCATCGCCACGGCGATCCTGGCGCGCACCGAGCAGCTTGGGCTCTCATCCATCGAGGTGAGTGAAGGACGCGCTCTGGCCGGACGTGGGGTCGCCGGGCGAGTCGAGGGGCGCGACCTGGCCCTGGTCACGCCTCGCCATCTGCAGGAACTGTCGACGTTGCCCGATGATCGATCGCAGCGCATCGCGACTCTGGAGCAGGCGGGCAAGAGCCTCGCCGTCCTGGTCGAGGGCGAGTGTGCATTGGGCATGATCGCCGTGCGCGACGAGCCTCGCGAAGACGCCCGGGAAGGACTCTTGGCCCTGTCGCGCCTCGGTGTGCGGGCGGTGATGCTCAGCGGCGACAATGCGCGTACCGCCGTGGCCATCGGCGATACACTGGGAATCGAGGCCCATGGCGAGCTGATGCCCGAGGACAAGGCCCGGCGAATTCGCGAGTGGCAAGCAGATGGGCTCGGACCGGTCGGCAAGGTCGGCGATGGTATCAACGATGCGCCGGCACTGGCTCAGGCGGAGGTGGGTATCGCCATGGGCGGGGGTACCGACGTGGCGCTTGAAACCGCGGATGCGGCCCTGCTCAAGAACCGCGTTACTGGCATTGCCGAACTGATCGACCTGTCCCGGGCAACCCTGCGTAACGTCAAGACCAACGTCGCCCTGGCGCTGGGATTGAAGGCGATCTTTCTAGTATCCACGGCGCTGGGCATTACCGGCATGTGGATCGCCGTGATGGCGGATACCGGCGCGACGGTGCTGGTGACCCTGAACGCCATGCGGCTGCTGGGCTATCGCTTTCAAGGTGGAACAATTCCAGCGAACACGGAGCGGATAACTTTGCCGCTGGGCTCCTCTGTCCCGGCGACTGGTGAAGAGGCCAGATAA
- a CDS encoding LysR family transcriptional regulator gives MANRLKEPLDTYLLRVLCLLLSERSVSRTAIRMNQSQPAISAALKKLREILDDALLVREKGGMVPTERALELLPHARSALVEIDKLTQEPASFDAASSKQQFRVGAPDYMAPLFTAIAVARFHREAPQAQLSLQVMGPDYDFEDALAQGELDIVIGNWPEPPERMHLARLLDDDIVCLVSSDNPLAKKGLSKEDYLEAGHIVPMRYSLSQRGMIESRLASLREKRREVIAVQSFSLAPYLLQKTNLIFTTSEHFARFYADQLGLTILPSPIDYPQMRFYQLWHDRTHHSPAHRWLRKLFSDAGRQVQ, from the coding sequence ATGGCCAATCGACTCAAGGAACCGCTGGATACCTATCTGCTGCGTGTGCTCTGTCTGCTGCTGAGCGAGCGCAGCGTGTCGCGCACGGCGATCCGCATGAATCAATCCCAACCCGCCATCAGCGCAGCGCTGAAAAAACTGCGGGAAATTCTCGACGATGCCCTGCTGGTGCGTGAAAAGGGCGGCATGGTACCCACGGAACGCGCCCTGGAGCTGTTGCCCCACGCCCGCAGCGCCCTGGTGGAGATCGACAAGCTGACCCAGGAGCCCGCCAGCTTCGACGCCGCTTCCAGCAAGCAGCAGTTTCGGGTCGGCGCACCGGACTACATGGCACCATTATTCACCGCTATCGCCGTGGCCCGCTTTCATCGGGAGGCGCCTCAGGCGCAGCTTTCCCTGCAGGTCATGGGGCCGGACTACGACTTCGAGGATGCCCTGGCCCAAGGGGAGCTGGATATCGTCATCGGCAACTGGCCGGAGCCGCCGGAGCGCATGCACCTGGCGCGGCTGCTGGACGACGACATCGTCTGCCTGGTGTCCTCGGACAACCCGTTGGCAAAGAAGGGATTAAGCAAGGAAGACTATCTGGAGGCCGGGCATATCGTGCCAATGCGCTACTCCTTGAGCCAACGGGGGATGATCGAAAGCCGCCTGGCAAGTCTCAGAGAAAAGCGCCGGGAAGTGATCGCGGTTCAGTCCTTCAGCCTCGCCCCCTATCTATTGCAGAAGACGAACCTGATCTTCACCACCAGCGAGCATTTCGCGCGCTTCTACGCGGATCAGCTCGGGCTGACTATCCTGCCCTCTCCCATCGACTACCCACAGATGCGTTTCTATCAACTGTGGCACGATCGCACCCATCATTCCCCGGCCCACCGCTGGCTGCGCAAGCTTTTCTCCGACGCGGGCCGGCAGGTTCAGTAG
- a CDS encoding MerR family transcriptional regulator, which produces MSDDVTHHTTTSLSIGIGDLARHSGCKPETVRYYERIGLLPKATRSEGGQRRYDARAVRRLTFIRHARDFGFSIEAVRELLKMADHPEMPCDEVDALAKHHLAEVESRLQRLKALRDELKRMVTQCEGGRVESCHIIEVLSDHRLCHQRGEHGGSSALR; this is translated from the coding sequence ATGTCCGATGATGTGACACACCACACCACCACTAGCCTTTCGATCGGTATCGGTGACTTGGCGCGACACTCCGGCTGCAAGCCTGAGACGGTACGCTATTACGAGCGTATCGGGCTGTTGCCCAAAGCGACGCGCAGCGAAGGGGGCCAGCGGCGTTATGACGCGCGGGCTGTCCGGCGGCTGACGTTCATCCGCCATGCCCGGGATTTCGGCTTTTCCATAGAGGCGGTGCGGGAGCTGCTGAAGATGGCGGATCACCCGGAGATGCCCTGCGACGAGGTCGATGCCCTCGCCAAGCACCATCTGGCGGAGGTGGAGTCTCGCCTGCAGCGGCTCAAAGCGCTACGCGATGAATTAAAGCGTATGGTGACCCAATGCGAGGGCGGCAGGGTCGAAAGCTGTCATATCATCGAGGTGCTCAGCGATCATCGCCTTTGCCATCAGCGGGGCGAGCATGGGGGGAGCAGCGCGCTGAGGTAG
- a CDS encoding DUF411 domain-containing protein → MTALLTSGLLLLGAAGVQAAIPDTATLYKSPSCLCCDGYAEHLESKGIDVEVIDDQELRQIKMDAGIPYGQGSCHTVMLGDYVIEGHVPFAALEKLFEERPDVDGIGLAGMPQGTPGMPGPQQAPYEIMSFKDREASPFLTL, encoded by the coding sequence ATGACTGCCTTGCTTACCTCCGGTCTATTGCTGCTCGGTGCAGCTGGCGTACAGGCCGCGATTCCCGATACCGCCACGCTGTACAAAAGCCCCTCCTGCCTATGCTGCGATGGTTATGCTGAGCATTTGGAGTCCAAGGGGATTGACGTCGAGGTTATTGACGATCAGGAACTCCGCCAGATCAAGATGGATGCGGGGATTCCTTATGGCCAAGGTTCATGTCACACGGTCATGCTCGGCGACTACGTTATCGAAGGGCATGTACCCTTCGCGGCTCTCGAGAAGCTGTTCGAGGAGCGCCCGGATGTCGATGGCATCGGTCTAGCCGGCATGCCCCAGGGCACCCCTGGCATGCCCGGTCCTCAGCAGGCACCTTACGAGATCATGAGTTTCAAGGATCGAGAGGCGTCACCGTTTCTGACGCTCTGA
- a CDS encoding XRE family transcriptional regulator, with protein MSTARLTTGWDALESIPTAPDLNVRELEKRTRLMRVVTRQIAISDLPNRKIAQRAGIPPQRLSDLLAGKIEQFSVVELKALKHSMEDVDASQEDDAITPP; from the coding sequence ATGAGCACGGCACGATTAACGACCGGTTGGGACGCCCTAGAGTCAATTCCCACGGCACCCGACCTGAACGTTCGAGAACTGGAAAAACGCACGCGCCTGATGCGCGTGGTCACGAGACAGATCGCGATTTCAGATCTCCCCAACCGCAAGATTGCCCAACGCGCGGGCATCCCTCCCCAACGGCTGAGTGACCTCTTGGCCGGCAAGATCGAACAGTTCAGCGTCGTCGAACTCAAGGCGCTAAAACACTCCATGGAAGACGTCGATGCTTCCCAAGAGGACGATGCGATAACTCCACCCTAG
- a CDS encoding 5-(carboxyamino)imidazole ribonucleotide synthase: MLALAGYPLANRFVFLDTTGHPSAGIGDVMILDSKEEARRRQLDDFLAKVDLVTFEFEHLPLSLVQEIETQKPVYPNSRALGVCQHRGEEKALFDRLNIPTPAYRLVDSAEALEIAARELGCPVVAKSVTEGYDGKGQSVLRGPAEAQKAWKEIGHSQLIIEAFVDFVREVSIIAVRGRNGEVVFYPMAENVHVDGILRYSLAPLPDLSDTVQQTAEDYIRALLDELDYVGVLALEFFQTRDGGLLANEMAPRVHNSGHWSQNGAVTSQFENHLRAIQGLPLGDTRARMPTCMVNVIGREGDLQALLALEDAHLHRYGKSERAGRKLGHVNLLAPTHQQLLKRIDDCAALLPGAPQPRFSFKPEQ, translated from the coding sequence ATGCTGGCGCTGGCGGGATACCCGCTGGCCAATCGCTTCGTCTTCCTGGATACCACGGGCCATCCCAGCGCGGGCATCGGTGACGTGATGATTCTCGACTCGAAAGAGGAGGCTCGTCGGCGCCAGCTCGACGACTTTCTCGCCAAGGTGGATCTGGTCACCTTCGAATTCGAGCACCTGCCGTTGTCCTTGGTGCAGGAGATCGAAACGCAAAAGCCGGTCTACCCCAACAGCCGAGCGCTGGGGGTCTGCCAGCATCGCGGCGAGGAAAAGGCCCTGTTCGACCGCCTGAACATTCCTACCCCCGCCTATCGGCTGGTGGATAGCGCCGAGGCTCTCGAAATCGCCGCCCGGGAACTGGGCTGCCCGGTGGTGGCCAAGTCCGTCACCGAGGGCTACGACGGCAAGGGCCAGAGCGTGCTGCGGGGCCCTGCTGAGGCACAAAAAGCTTGGAAAGAGATCGGCCATTCCCAGCTTATCATCGAGGCCTTCGTGGATTTTGTTCGCGAGGTGTCGATCATTGCGGTGCGTGGCCGAAACGGCGAAGTGGTGTTCTATCCGATGGCGGAAAACGTCCACGTGGACGGCATTCTGCGCTATTCCCTGGCGCCCCTGCCGGACTTGAGCGATACGGTTCAGCAGACCGCCGAGGACTATATTCGCGCGCTGCTGGACGAGCTCGATTACGTGGGCGTGCTGGCGCTGGAGTTTTTCCAGACCCGGGACGGCGGACTGCTCGCCAACGAGATGGCGCCCCGGGTGCACAACTCCGGCCACTGGAGCCAGAACGGCGCGGTGACCAGCCAGTTCGAGAATCACCTGCGGGCGATCCAGGGGCTTCCTCTTGGCGATACCCGAGCGCGAATGCCCACCTGCATGGTCAACGTGATCGGCCGGGAGGGGGATCTACAGGCGCTATTGGCGCTGGAGGATGCCCACCTGCATCGCTACGGCAAGAGCGAGCGGGCGGGCCGCAAGCTCGGCCATGTCAACCTGTTGGCGCCCACCCACCAACAGCTGCTGAAACGGATTGACGACTGCGCTGCCTTGCTGCCCGGAGCACCCCAGCCCCGCTTCAGCTTCAAACCTGAACAGTAA
- a CDS encoding cytochrome c biogenesis CcdA family protein — translation MDTLSSIGLLGALVGGLLSFFSPCTLPLLPAYLSVVTGGSAGKQDKRLEALILSMFFVLGFSVVFILLGLGASSIGQLLRGYRQELNWITGSVVILLGLFMTGVLRMPLFQRSFLQFTPNFQGGSPLAATTFGVSFAIGWTPCIGPILGAILMATSNAANAQAGMVYLSAYSLGMAIPFLVSTLLVNRFSRHSRRLGKWSAYARPIAGGILILMGLAIVSGTLTRLASWLVDWFPFLARIG, via the coding sequence TTGGATACCCTGTCTTCCATCGGCCTGCTGGGGGCGCTTGTCGGCGGGCTGCTTTCTTTCTTCTCCCCCTGCACCCTGCCGCTGCTGCCGGCCTACCTATCAGTGGTCACCGGGGGCAGCGCCGGCAAACAGGACAAGCGGCTCGAGGCGCTGATCCTGAGCATGTTCTTCGTGCTCGGGTTCAGCGTGGTGTTTATCCTGCTGGGGCTTGGCGCCAGCAGCATCGGCCAGCTGCTGCGCGGCTATCGTCAGGAGCTCAACTGGATTACCGGCAGCGTGGTGATCCTTCTCGGGCTATTCATGACCGGGGTACTGCGCATGCCCCTTTTCCAGCGCAGCTTCCTGCAGTTCACGCCCAATTTCCAAGGGGGTTCGCCCCTGGCGGCGACGACGTTTGGTGTCTCCTTCGCCATCGGCTGGACCCCCTGTATCGGTCCCATTCTCGGGGCCATTCTGATGGCGACCTCCAACGCCGCAAATGCCCAGGCGGGCATGGTCTATCTCAGCGCCTACTCCCTGGGCATGGCGATTCCCTTCCTGGTCAGCACGTTACTGGTCAATCGCTTTAGTCGGCATAGCCGCCGGCTCGGCAAATGGAGCGCTTACGCGCGACCGATCGCTGGCGGCATTTTGATCCTGATGGGCCTCGCCATCGTCAGCGGGACTCTGACGCGGCTGGCGAGCTGGCTCGTGGACTGGTTTCCGTTTCTTGCCAGGATCGGTTGA
- a CDS encoding c-type cytochrome has protein sequence MAGRWYNQAQVDRGKEVFLENCAECHGRSAQGNFN, from the coding sequence GTGGCAGGGCGGTGGTACAACCAAGCTCAGGTCGACCGAGGAAAAGAAGTATTCTTGGAAAACTGTGCCGAATGCCATGGTAGAAGCGCTCAAGGAAACTTCAATTAG
- a CDS encoding cation transporter codes for MGGENHGHGHNHGHDAHDHHHHEHHDHNRRAAYFHVLADALTSVLAIGALLAGKYAGWNWMDPTMDIVGAVLITRWSWLLLKDTSSVLLDQQCSDLEEDVRRSIENDNARISDLHLWVIGPNIHAAIVSIVSHDPESPGVYKQRIQDQCLSLVHVTVEIQRCIDDPKADAKARFAS; via the coding sequence CTGGGCGGAGAGAATCACGGCCATGGTCATAATCATGGTCACGATGCCCATGACCATCATCATCACGAGCATCATGATCACAACCGACGAGCCGCCTACTTCCACGTACTCGCCGATGCCTTGACCTCAGTACTGGCGATTGGCGCCTTGTTGGCTGGAAAGTACGCGGGCTGGAACTGGATGGACCCAACCATGGATATCGTCGGCGCGGTACTCATCACCCGCTGGTCATGGCTTCTGTTGAAGGATACCTCTAGCGTGCTGCTCGATCAGCAGTGCAGCGACTTGGAGGAAGACGTCAGACGCTCCATCGAGAATGACAATGCGCGAATCAGCGACCTGCATCTCTGGGTCATTGGACCCAATATTCACGCCGCCATCGTTTCGATCGTGTCTCATGACCCGGAATCGCCTGGCGTTTACAAGCAGCGCATTCAAGATCAATGCCTGTCGTTGGTGCACGTGACCGTCGAGATACAGCGCTGCATCGACGATCCTAAGGCCGACGCCAAAGCAAGGTTCGCTAGCTGA
- a CDS encoding YihY/virulence factor BrkB family protein → MAKGKGASSQHRGRQAKRPGEIPKHGWMDILWRVKDEISNDNVSIVAAGIAFYGLLAFVPAIVALMSIWALLFDPQQAMSQINSFSQVLPQEAADIIKQQAQKASSQAGTGMSLAAIGGILLAIYSTSKGINALMEGLNIIYDEEETRGLVKKTLVKLVLTFGAILMTLVTLATVVALPAVVDFLGLGDTLSTVVNLARWPILMIVLMIALAILYRYAPDRDKPRWQWLSVGSVVAIVLWIIGSIGFSIYVRNFGSYNETYGALGAVVILLMWFWLSGFIILLGAELNSEMERQTKHDTTTGTQRPLGERGAYAADTVGEQKE, encoded by the coding sequence ATGGCGAAAGGAAAAGGCGCTTCCAGCCAGCATCGCGGCCGTCAGGCCAAGCGGCCCGGAGAAATTCCCAAGCACGGGTGGATGGACATTCTATGGCGGGTCAAGGACGAAATCTCCAACGACAACGTCTCCATCGTCGCGGCGGGGATCGCCTTCTATGGACTGCTGGCCTTCGTGCCCGCCATCGTGGCGCTGATGTCGATCTGGGCCTTGCTGTTCGATCCTCAGCAGGCCATGTCGCAGATCAACTCCTTCAGTCAAGTGCTTCCCCAGGAGGCGGCGGACATCATCAAGCAGCAGGCGCAGAAGGCCAGTTCCCAGGCGGGCACCGGCATGAGCCTGGCGGCCATCGGCGGTATTCTGCTAGCCATCTACAGCACTTCCAAGGGCATCAATGCGCTGATGGAAGGGCTCAATATCATCTACGACGAGGAAGAGACACGCGGGCTGGTCAAGAAGACCTTGGTCAAGCTGGTGCTGACCTTCGGCGCCATTCTGATGACCCTCGTCACCCTGGCCACGGTGGTGGCGCTTCCGGCGGTCGTCGACTTCCTTGGGCTTGGCGATACCCTTTCCACGGTGGTCAATCTGGCCCGTTGGCCGATCCTGATGATCGTGCTGATGATCGCCCTGGCAATTCTCTACCGCTATGCCCCGGATCGGGACAAACCCCGCTGGCAGTGGCTCAGCGTCGGATCAGTCGTGGCGATCGTATTATGGATCATCGGTTCCATCGGATTCTCCATCTATGTACGCAACTTCGGCAGCTACAACGAAACCTACGGCGCCTTGGGGGCGGTGGTGATCCTGCTGATGTGGTTCTGGCTTTCCGGATTCATCATCCTGCTAGGAGCGGAGCTCAACAGCGAAATGGAACGCCAGACGAAACACGACACCACGACGGGAACGCAACGGCCCTTGGGTGAACGTGGCGCCTACGCCGCGGATACGGTGGGCGAACAGAAAGAATAG
- the mntP gene encoding manganese efflux pump MntP, which translates to MSLLSTTLLAFSMSTDAFAAAIGKGATLEHPRFREALRTGLLFGVIEGTTPLIGWVLGYGASRYIVNWDHWVIFAILLLLGGRMILAGLTASEPAVTSASPRRHNWWLLAATAVATSIDALAVGIGLAFIDDINILVTALAIGLATTLMATIGVMLGKRLGALIGRRAELLGGLILIGIGTSILFDHLGIW; encoded by the coding sequence ATGTCACTGCTTTCCACCACCCTGCTGGCCTTTTCCATGTCTACCGACGCCTTTGCTGCTGCGATTGGCAAAGGTGCCACCCTTGAGCATCCTCGTTTTCGCGAGGCGCTACGCACTGGCTTACTCTTCGGTGTCATCGAAGGGACCACCCCGCTGATCGGCTGGGTGCTAGGCTACGGCGCCTCTCGCTATATCGTGAATTGGGACCACTGGGTGATCTTTGCCATTCTGTTGTTGCTCGGCGGTCGTATGATCCTGGCCGGACTCACCGCATCCGAGCCTGCGGTGACATCCGCGTCGCCTCGCCGACACAACTGGTGGCTGCTCGCCGCTACTGCCGTCGCCACAAGTATCGACGCGCTTGCTGTAGGCATCGGACTGGCGTTCATAGACGACATCAATATTCTGGTCACCGCCTTGGCCATCGGCCTTGCCACCACCCTGATGGCTACCATCGGCGTGATGCTGGGCAAGCGGTTGGGTGCATTGATTGGCCGTCGCGCCGAACTCCTTGGCGGCTTGATACTGATCGGTATCGGCACCTCTATCCTGTTTGATCACCTGGGGATCTGGTAG
- the purE gene encoding 5-(carboxyamino)imidazole ribonucleotide mutase, whose amino-acid sequence MQAANPSPRVGVIMGSTSDWPIMQHAVEMLERLGVDYETQVVSAHRTPDLLFEYAKSAAERGLQVIIAGAGGAAHLPGMVASQTALPVLGVPVESKALKGLDSLLSIVQMPGGVAVGTLAIGKAGATNAGLLAAQILGNQDATIRQAVEAFRREQTDKVLASPDPRSA is encoded by the coding sequence ATGCAGGCAGCAAACCCGTCACCGCGAGTCGGTGTCATCATGGGATCGACCTCGGACTGGCCGATCATGCAGCACGCGGTCGAAATGCTCGAACGTCTGGGAGTCGATTACGAGACCCAGGTGGTCTCCGCCCATCGTACGCCGGATCTGCTGTTCGAATACGCCAAGAGTGCCGCCGAGCGCGGCCTCCAGGTGATCATCGCCGGAGCCGGCGGCGCCGCCCATCTGCCGGGCATGGTGGCTTCCCAGACCGCGCTTCCGGTACTCGGTGTGCCGGTGGAGTCCAAGGCGCTCAAGGGGCTGGATTCCTTGCTTTCCATCGTGCAGATGCCCGGCGGCGTGGCGGTGGGCACCCTGGCTATCGGCAAGGCAGGGGCCACCAACGCGGGGCTCCTCGCCGCGCAGATTCTGGGCAATCAGGACGCGACCATTCGCCAGGCGGTGGAGGCGTTTCGCCGTGAGCAGACGGACAAGGTGCTGGCGAGTCCAGACCCGCGAAGCGCATGA
- the lgt gene encoding prolipoprotein diacylglyceryl transferase encodes MIQYPTIDPVAISLGPLQIHWYGLMYVVGFIAAWWLGRRRAHRVGLKHDDIGDLLFYGALGVVIGGRLGYVLFYGLEQLLADPLWLFKVWEGGMSFHGGLVGVLIAIVVFARKHHLAFLQVSDFIAPLVPIGLGAGRLGNFINHELPGRVSELPWAMAFAHLGPEPRHPSALYEFALEGVVLFVVLWWFSRQQRQRGLVSGLFLLLYGAFRFAVEFVRQPDPQVGFIAFDWLTMGQLLTLPMLIAGMALVVWSRYQPMEATKRVNGSGQAV; translated from the coding sequence ATGATCCAGTATCCTACGATCGATCCTGTGGCCATCTCTCTTGGACCACTGCAGATCCATTGGTATGGCCTCATGTATGTCGTTGGCTTTATCGCCGCCTGGTGGCTAGGGCGAAGGCGTGCCCATCGTGTGGGTTTGAAGCACGATGATATCGGCGATCTGCTCTTTTATGGTGCCTTGGGCGTGGTGATCGGAGGGCGCCTCGGTTATGTGCTCTTCTACGGACTCGAGCAATTGCTGGCCGACCCCTTATGGCTATTTAAGGTATGGGAGGGCGGCATGAGCTTTCATGGGGGGCTAGTAGGGGTATTGATAGCGATAGTGGTCTTCGCCCGCAAGCATCACCTGGCTTTCCTTCAGGTGAGCGACTTCATCGCGCCACTGGTGCCGATCGGTCTCGGTGCCGGCCGTCTCGGCAACTTCATCAATCACGAGTTGCCCGGTCGCGTCAGCGAGCTGCCCTGGGCCATGGCTTTCGCCCACCTAGGGCCGGAGCCACGGCATCCTTCGGCACTCTATGAGTTTGCTCTGGAGGGTGTAGTGTTATTCGTCGTGCTGTGGTGGTTCTCGCGACAGCAGCGCCAGCGTGGCCTGGTCTCCGGCCTATTCCTGCTACTGTACGGGGCCTTCCGCTTTGCGGTGGAATTCGTGCGCCAGCCCGACCCTCAAGTGGGCTTCATCGCTTTCGACTGGTTGACCATGGGGCAGCTGCTGACGCTCCCGATGCTTATCGCCGGTATGGCACTGGTCGTCTGGTCGCGCTATCAGCCTATGGAAGCGACGAAAAGGGTCAATGGGTCAGGCCAGGCGGTTTGA